The DNA sequence CGTCCGTGCTGGCGTTCCGCAAGGCGATCGACTTCGGCTCGGAACCGCCGCCGGACGCGGTGTTCCTCGGCGAGTGGCAGGACGTCGACTACTGGTCGCTCCCGGGCGGCCCGTCGGGCGAAGCCGACACGGTGAAGATGGCGGGCAGCTGGGGCTTCGTCGAGGAGGTCCCGCGCGCCGACGGCGAGATCTGGGTCGAGCTGCGGGGCTACGGAGACCTGCTGGACGACACGTCGGCGGGCCTCTTCACGACGGCGCAGGCGTTGCGCTTTTGGCGCCGTCAAGCCAAGTTCTGCACCCGCTGCGGCCACCCGACGGAACTGGTCCAGTTCGGCTGGGCGAGCAAGTGCACCAACGACGGCCGCGAGGAGTACCCGCGCACCGACCCGGCGGTGATCTGCCTGGTCCACTCGCTGGAGGGCACGAACGGCTCGCACGTGCTGCTCGCGCGCCAGCCGACCTGGCCGGCCGGCCGGTATTCGGTGCTGGCCGGCTTCGTCGAGGCGGGGGAGTCCCTGGAAGCCTGCGTGGTGCGGGAGATCCGCGAAGAGGTCGGGGCATCGGTCTCGGACGTGCGGTACCTGGGCAGCCAGCCGTGGCCGTTCCCCCGCTCGATCATGCTGGGCTTCACGGCCCGTGCGGACCGGACGCTGCCCCTGGTCCCGGCGGACGGGGAGATCGAAGAGGCGCTCTGGGTGTCGCGTGCGGAGGTGCGTGAGGCGTTCGCGAACAGTGCGGTGCGGGGTGAGGGTTCGAAGCCGACGCCGATCGCGGGCGGCGCGGCGGAGATCATCCTGCCGGGCAACTCGTCGATCGCCCGCGTGATGCTCAAGGCCTGGGCGGACGCGGAGGAGTAACCGGCCGCCACAGAGCGCGACCACGAACGGCCCCGGCTACCCGCCGGGGCCGTTTTCGTTGCGCCCCGTGCACGTTTCCGGCAGGTGGCCCAGCACCGGACCAAGCGTTACC is a window from the Amycolatopsis sp. cg9 genome containing:
- the nudC gene encoding NAD(+) diphosphatase — protein: MSVPFELGDPPTLSRSTVDRQEGLRTNPERLLAKWPDARVVLLDDTGRTPVVEGSSVLAFRKAIDFGSEPPPDAVFLGEWQDVDYWSLPGGPSGEADTVKMAGSWGFVEEVPRADGEIWVELRGYGDLLDDTSAGLFTTAQALRFWRRQAKFCTRCGHPTELVQFGWASKCTNDGREEYPRTDPAVICLVHSLEGTNGSHVLLARQPTWPAGRYSVLAGFVEAGESLEACVVREIREEVGASVSDVRYLGSQPWPFPRSIMLGFTARADRTLPLVPADGEIEEALWVSRAEVREAFANSAVRGEGSKPTPIAGGAAEIILPGNSSIARVMLKAWADAEE